Proteins found in one Tsukamurella paurometabola DSM 20162 genomic segment:
- a CDS encoding FAS1-like dehydratase domain-containing protein — protein sequence MNRDDYDVWLEDTYAIDSEGVRSYARATRATHVPYASSRTVPRTTAVPPLIVAQPVFKVAARLMSEVIDDFNVGRLLHVSQTVRQVVPVRIGDIASLGARITDRVTKAGIDLFTVDCVVTVADETRIETSSVVAYAGGEDVPAELIDEASRGVVMHGAVL from the coding sequence ATGAACCGCGACGACTACGACGTCTGGCTCGAGGACACCTATGCGATCGATTCCGAAGGGGTGCGGTCGTACGCCCGGGCGACTCGCGCAACGCACGTGCCGTACGCGAGTAGCCGCACTGTGCCCCGCACTACCGCAGTGCCACCGCTGATCGTCGCGCAACCGGTCTTCAAGGTCGCGGCGCGGCTGATGTCCGAGGTGATCGACGACTTCAACGTGGGTCGGCTGCTGCACGTCTCGCAGACGGTCCGGCAGGTGGTTCCGGTCCGGATCGGTGACATCGCTTCGCTCGGCGCCCGGATCACCGATCGCGTGACCAAGGCGGGAATCGACCTGTTCACCGTGGACTGCGTGGTGACCGTGGCCGACGAGACGCGGATCGAGACATCCAGCGTCGTCGCATACGCGGGCGGCGAGGACGTCCCGGCCGAGCTGATCGACGAGGCATCGCGCGGCGTGGTGATGCACGGCGCCGTGCTCTGA